The following are encoded in a window of Kitasatospora sp. NBC_01250 genomic DNA:
- a CDS encoding MarR family winged helix-turn-helix transcriptional regulator — protein sequence MNAAARAPLTATTTYRLGLLGALAHARFTERIGSLGLKPKDVALLGLLHSEGPTTQLAVARRLAVAPSLVVTVADRLEALGAVRRLRDQSDRRRQQLVLTDTGQELLTRCTAIARELDEELTAGLDPAARQALDAALATLTTTLGLMN from the coding sequence ATGAATGCCGCTGCCCGGGCGCCACTGACCGCCACCACCACCTACCGGCTCGGCCTTCTCGGCGCGCTCGCCCACGCCCGCTTCACCGAGCGGATCGGCTCGCTCGGCCTCAAGCCCAAGGACGTCGCCCTGCTCGGCCTGCTCCACTCCGAGGGCCCCACGACCCAGCTGGCGGTGGCCCGGCGCCTGGCCGTGGCCCCCAGCCTGGTGGTCACGGTGGCCGACCGGCTCGAGGCACTGGGCGCCGTGCGCCGCCTGCGCGACCAGAGCGACCGGCGCCGTCAGCAGCTCGTCCTCACCGACACCGGCCAGGAGCTGCTGACCCGCTGCACCGCCATCGCCCGGGAGCTGGACGAGGAGCTGACCGCCGGCCTGGACCCGGCCGCCCGCCAGGCCCTGGACGCGGCTCTCGCCACCCTCACCACCACGCTCGGGCTGATGAACTGA